The following proteins are encoded in a genomic region of Paenibacillus sp. FSL H3-0469:
- a CDS encoding DAK2 domain-containing protein, translating to MSKRSINGTDFTAMVLAGAEMLQQHAEHVNSLNVFPVPDGDTGTNMNLTMTAGANELKRNNTASVGQCAGVLSKGLLMGARGNSGVILSQLFRGLGRYAAQYDELNTQQFAAALQTGVDTAYKAVVKPVEGTILTVAKEAARHAVYYARRTTDIIELMTEVLAKAKEALAHTPEQLPVLKQVGVVDSGGQGLVYIYEGFHQHLTSGAVSAPVQTPVQGQAAAPVSVPAPVLAKPEHAMSSVQSSAQSQLHTEDIEFLYDMEFFINRQLGASVKADFDEEAFRKALSVNGDSIIVISDDETIKVHVHSKTPGEVLNLALVHGEITQIHILNMREQHRDLLTAGMDIAPMPDVFADIPEEKASVQAPAVPPADDLAPYGFIAVSSGDGISDIFRSLGVDAILAGGQTMNPSTEDFVNAISSISAKHIFILPNNSNIVLAAQQAKELLEGEREITVIPSKSIPQGISAAFAFQEEDAVDTNTSNMLEAIAQVKSGQITNAVRDTVMENLEIKSGQYIGIESSKIVAAADDLLTVSKELLSSMLVNGDEIVTVLTGADTEADITDALGSWLEETYPQVEVEIHEGGQPLYYYLFSVEP from the coding sequence TTGAGTAAGCGTTCTATAAACGGGACAGATTTTACCGCAATGGTACTAGCCGGTGCGGAAATGCTGCAGCAGCATGCCGAGCATGTCAATTCATTGAATGTGTTTCCGGTGCCGGATGGCGATACGGGCACGAACATGAATCTGACTATGACCGCAGGCGCGAACGAATTGAAGAGAAACAACACGGCCTCTGTCGGTCAATGTGCAGGAGTGCTGTCGAAGGGACTATTGATGGGCGCGCGCGGGAACTCCGGCGTTATTTTGTCACAGCTGTTCAGAGGACTTGGACGTTACGCGGCCCAATATGATGAGCTTAACACACAGCAGTTCGCTGCAGCACTGCAGACCGGGGTGGATACCGCCTATAAGGCAGTGGTGAAGCCGGTTGAAGGCACCATTCTTACGGTCGCCAAGGAAGCTGCCAGACATGCAGTGTATTATGCACGCCGCACAACTGATATTATCGAGCTGATGACTGAAGTCCTGGCCAAAGCTAAGGAAGCCTTGGCACATACGCCTGAGCAGCTGCCTGTGCTGAAGCAGGTGGGCGTGGTGGATTCGGGGGGCCAGGGTCTGGTCTACATCTATGAAGGCTTCCATCAGCATCTGACCAGCGGAGCGGTCTCAGCACCTGTGCAGACTCCTGTGCAAGGACAAGCCGCAGCTCCGGTATCTGTACCGGCACCAGTGTTGGCCAAACCTGAGCATGCCATGTCCTCCGTACAGTCTTCCGCGCAATCACAGCTCCATACGGAAGACATTGAATTTTTATATGATATGGAATTTTTCATTAACCGTCAGCTTGGCGCATCCGTGAAAGCGGATTTTGATGAGGAAGCTTTTCGGAAAGCGTTATCAGTTAACGGGGATTCGATCATCGTCATCTCGGATGATGAGACAATCAAGGTGCATGTGCATTCCAAGACTCCCGGAGAGGTGCTTAATCTGGCGCTTGTCCACGGGGAGATTACCCAGATTCACATCCTTAACATGCGTGAGCAGCACCGCGATCTGTTGACTGCCGGTATGGACATCGCTCCGATGCCGGATGTCTTCGCCGATATTCCGGAAGAGAAGGCCAGTGTGCAGGCGCCTGCGGTTCCTCCTGCGGATGATCTGGCGCCATACGGCTTCATTGCGGTCTCCTCAGGAGATGGAATTTCGGATATTTTCCGCAGCCTGGGTGTCGATGCGATCCTGGCCGGCGGCCAGACGATGAATCCGAGTACAGAGGATTTCGTGAATGCGATCTCTTCCATTTCCGCAAAGCATATCTTCATTCTGCCGAATAACTCCAATATCGTCCTGGCTGCTCAGCAGGCCAAGGAGCTGCTGGAGGGCGAACGTGAGATTACAGTGATTCCGAGCAAGAGTATTCCCCAGGGAATCTCGGCAGCCTTTGCCTTCCAGGAGGAGGATGCGGTAGATACCAACACCAGCAACATGCTGGAGGCGATTGCCCAGGTCAAATCCGGGCAGATTACCAATGCTGTACGGGATACCGTGATGGAGAATCTGGAGATCAAATCCGGTCAGTATATCGGCATCGAGAGCTCCAAGATTGTTGCTGCTGCCGATGATTTGCTCACGGTCAGCAAGGAGCTGTTGTCCAGCATGCTGGTCAATGGTGATGAGATCGTTACTGTACTCACTGGTGCAGATACCGAGGCTGACATTACGGATGCCCTCGGCAGCTGGCTGGAAGAGACGTATCCGCAGGTTGAGGTTGAGATTCATGAAGGCGGCCAGCCGCTGTACTATTATCTTTTTTCAGTCGAGCCGTAG
- a CDS encoding DegV family protein, giving the protein MNRTVIVTDSTSDIPPALAEQYGIEVVPLTLMFGEEAFRDNVDMTPEQFYERLPRSPQLPTTSQPSPVEYMNVYRNIQEKHPGSSILSFHISSGLSGTYQSAVMAKSMLEEDGEAITVVDSLSASYGFGFMVVEAARLAEQGHAPAEILAKVESLRQSRKLYFLVDTLEYLQKGGRIGKASAILGTLLNIKPILSIDAEGIIYAVEKVRGRKKAVARMIELFKADLPGVNTIHVAVGHTAEPASGEEFLRELAGHFTLKEKVLTNVGPVVGSHVGNGTLAVFIWPA; this is encoded by the coding sequence ATGAATCGTACCGTAATCGTTACCGACAGCACCTCCGATATCCCGCCTGCTCTGGCGGAGCAGTACGGCATTGAAGTCGTTCCGCTGACGCTGATGTTCGGCGAAGAGGCATTTCGGGATAATGTAGATATGACTCCGGAACAATTCTACGAGCGTCTTCCCCGCTCGCCGCAATTGCCGACCACTTCACAGCCGTCTCCTGTAGAATACATGAATGTATACCGCAATATACAGGAGAAGCATCCAGGCAGTTCCATTTTGTCCTTCCATATCTCCTCCGGCTTAAGCGGTACTTATCAGTCTGCTGTCATGGCCAAATCCATGCTGGAAGAGGACGGAGAAGCTATCACCGTGGTGGATAGCCTCTCCGCCTCCTACGGCTTCGGGTTCATGGTTGTGGAAGCCGCCCGGCTGGCAGAACAGGGGCATGCTCCTGCGGAGATTCTGGCGAAGGTGGAGAGTCTGCGTCAATCCCGCAAGCTGTATTTCCTCGTGGATACACTGGAATATCTGCAAAAGGGCGGTAGAATCGGCAAGGCATCGGCCATCCTGGGCACACTGCTCAATATCAAGCCGATCCTGTCCATTGATGCGGAAGGCATTATTTATGCGGTAGAGAAGGTCAGAGGGCGCAAGAAGGCAGTCGCCCGCATGATCGAGCTGTTCAAGGCAGATCTGCCGGGTGTGAATACAATACATGTGGCCGTGGGTCATACGGCTGAACCGGCTTCCGGCGAAGAGTTCCTGCGGGAGTTAGCCGGACATTTCACCTTGAAAGAGAAGGTTCTGACCAATGTCGGCCCTGTCGTGGGCAGCCATGTCGGGAACGGAACCTTAGCCGTATTCATCTGGCCCGCTTAA
- a CDS encoding stage VI sporulation protein F gives MGYQQYGISPQLVDRIKLKMKNPAVKERVKNMITGISKQELQDTAVVRKLVRNASTVMHEKLTSAQEEQIVKFVIAQKIDPNNTFHLIRLWGMFR, from the coding sequence TTGGGTTATCAGCAATATGGAATCAGTCCCCAGCTGGTGGATCGTATCAAGCTGAAGATGAAGAATCCGGCGGTCAAGGAACGCGTCAAGAATATGATTACCGGCATCTCCAAACAGGAGCTGCAGGATACAGCAGTCGTGCGCAAGCTGGTGCGTAATGCCTCGACGGTGATGCATGAGAAGCTGACGTCTGCGCAGGAAGAACAAATTGTGAAATTCGTCATTGCCCAAAAGATTGATCCGAACAATACGTTTCACCTGATCCGCTTATGGGGGATGTTCCGCTGA
- the rpmB gene encoding 50S ribosomal protein L28, producing the protein MSRTCTVTGKKPGSGNHVSHANNRNRRSWGVNVQKVRILVNGKPKRVYVSTRALKSGKVERV; encoded by the coding sequence ATGTCCCGCACATGTACAGTAACAGGCAAGAAACCGGGCAGCGGTAACCACGTGTCTCACGCTAACAACCGCAACCGTCGCTCTTGGGGAGTTAACGTTCAGAAGGTTCGTATCTTGGTGAACGGCAAACCGAAACGCGTGTACGTCAGCACCCGTGCTTTGAAATCCGGTAAAGTTGAACGCGTCTAG
- the pknB gene encoding Stk1 family PASTA domain-containing Ser/Thr kinase, which produces MIGHELGGRYQVIERIGGGGMALVYRAHDILLNRNVAIKVLRNQFVHDEEFIRRFRREAQSAASLSHPNVVSIYDVGQEDEIHYIVMEYIEGKNLNEIIKERAPMQVDESVRITSQICDALDHAHMNQIIHRDIKPHNILIGRNGRVKVTDFGIARAVTSTTITQTGSVVGSVHYFSPEHAKGVATGEKSDLYSLGIVLYQMLTGVLPFLGESPISVALKHLQEEFEEPRLLNPLIPQSVENVILKSMRKNPEERYQSAKQMLQDLETCLLPERRSEAKMLFQDDDDEDRTRIIPAIKPLQRGLSSRGGGEERIRSMEEAPPPAAVKRKGRAALWISLTLVVLIAMTGIVWYVNSKLSVDEVSVPAVTGKTFQEAKAELEAVGLFAEEPALVEYNPNFEENIVWKQNKTNTMVKEGTHIILTVSAAKVLPKLKDVSNLSYDDAVKELIALGIAQSRITPDERFSEEFAKGKVISSEPAANSEYDPETVSIKLIVSKGKENTQMPDLLGKTEKEAKAALESVGLVLDAVKQEPSFTYEKGKVTKQWAYEAGDLVPPGEKITIYISTGYPPEALEFTFNVPVAPAAEGKKSKIRIVFADARNGGENQEWGTRTIGKSQTLSVNMLLAPNKDGMVSVYRDGEFLETYPITYVDVKNNTVQQPEPPPVETQTPAPTVAPTEPAQPTETPVPDPTAEPAIIPPDTGEGEVPGETDQTGYVPGNGQNNTELASALSNGNSNGKGKSNGKGPDNKPGKDKVHK; this is translated from the coding sequence ATGATCGGTCACGAATTGGGCGGCCGTTACCAAGTCATCGAACGGATCGGCGGAGGAGGCATGGCGCTCGTCTATAGAGCCCATGATATTCTGCTTAACCGGAATGTTGCTATCAAAGTACTGCGCAATCAATTTGTGCATGATGAGGAATTCATCCGCCGGTTCCGGCGGGAGGCGCAATCAGCTGCTTCGTTATCTCATCCCAACGTAGTCAGCATATACGATGTCGGCCAGGAAGATGAAATTCATTATATTGTTATGGAGTATATTGAAGGCAAGAACCTGAATGAAATTATTAAAGAGCGGGCACCGATGCAGGTGGATGAATCCGTGCGGATTACCTCGCAGATTTGTGATGCGCTGGATCATGCGCATATGAACCAGATTATACACCGCGATATTAAACCACATAATATTCTGATTGGTCGTAACGGGCGGGTTAAGGTAACCGACTTCGGGATTGCCCGGGCGGTTACGTCCACTACGATTACTCAGACAGGGTCTGTGGTCGGTTCTGTGCATTATTTCTCGCCGGAGCATGCCAAGGGTGTAGCTACGGGTGAGAAGTCGGACCTCTACTCCCTGGGTATCGTACTATATCAGATGCTTACAGGTGTATTGCCTTTCTTAGGAGAGAGTCCGATTAGCGTGGCGCTGAAGCATCTGCAGGAGGAATTCGAGGAGCCGCGTCTGCTGAATCCGCTGATTCCGCAAAGCGTGGAGAATGTAATTCTCAAGTCGATGCGCAAGAACCCGGAGGAGCGCTACCAGTCTGCCAAGCAAATGCTGCAGGATCTGGAGACCTGTCTGCTGCCTGAACGGCGCAGCGAAGCCAAAATGCTGTTCCAGGATGATGATGATGAGGACAGAACACGTATCATTCCGGCGATCAAGCCGCTCCAGCGCGGGCTAAGCAGCCGTGGCGGCGGAGAGGAGCGAATCCGCAGTATGGAGGAAGCTCCGCCGCCTGCTGCTGTGAAGCGTAAGGGCCGCGCAGCACTGTGGATCAGCCTTACGCTGGTCGTTTTAATCGCCATGACCGGAATTGTGTGGTATGTCAATTCCAAGCTGTCGGTCGATGAAGTCTCGGTGCCTGCAGTGACAGGGAAGACCTTCCAGGAGGCCAAGGCTGAGCTTGAGGCTGTGGGACTGTTTGCCGAGGAGCCCGCACTGGTTGAGTATAATCCTAATTTCGAAGAGAATATTGTCTGGAAGCAGAACAAGACCAATACGATGGTCAAAGAAGGAACTCATATTATTCTGACGGTAAGTGCCGCCAAGGTTCTTCCTAAGCTTAAGGATGTCTCTAACCTGAGTTATGACGATGCCGTCAAGGAGTTAATTGCGCTTGGCATAGCCCAGAGCAGAATCACTCCTGATGAACGCTTCAGTGAGGAATTTGCCAAGGGGAAGGTCATTAGCTCTGAGCCTGCCGCAAACTCAGAATATGATCCTGAGACGGTGAGTATCAAGCTAATCGTGAGCAAAGGCAAAGAAAACACCCAGATGCCGGATCTCCTAGGGAAGACCGAGAAGGAAGCCAAGGCTGCGCTGGAAAGTGTAGGTCTGGTGCTGGATGCGGTCAAACAAGAGCCGAGCTTCACTTACGAGAAGGGTAAGGTTACGAAGCAGTGGGCCTATGAGGCAGGGGATCTGGTCCCTCCAGGCGAGAAGATTACGATCTACATCAGCACAGGTTACCCTCCGGAAGCTTTGGAATTTACGTTTAATGTTCCGGTAGCACCGGCTGCTGAAGGCAAGAAGAGTAAGATTCGTATCGTGTTTGCCGATGCGCGCAACGGCGGCGAGAACCAGGAGTGGGGCACACGCACGATTGGCAAAAGCCAGACCTTATCCGTGAACATGCTGCTTGCCCCTAATAAAGACGGCATGGTATCAGTATACCGGGACGGGGAGTTCCTGGAGACTTATCCGATCACTTATGTCGATGTCAAAAATAACACTGTGCAGCAGCCTGAACCGCCTCCGGTGGAGACACAGACGCCTGCACCGACGGTTGCTCCTACCGAGCCTGCTCAGCCTACTGAGACTCCAGTTCCCGACCCGACAGCAGAGCCGGCAATTATTCCGCCGGACACCGGAGAAGGAGAGGTGCCGGGCGAGACGGACCAGACGGGTTATGTTCCGGGTAACGGACAGAATAACACTGAACTGGCTTCCGCCCTCAGCAATGGCAACAGTAATGGTAAGGGGAAAAGTAACGGTAAGGGCCCTGACAACAAGCCGGGCAAAGATAAAGTCCATAAATAA
- the rpe gene encoding ribulose-phosphate 3-epimerase → MVKIAPSILSADFAALGAEVAEAEASGADWIHVDVMDGHFVPNITLGPAIVSAVRAHTSLPLDVHLMIENPERYIADFAAAGASVITVHAEACVHLHRVIHQIKELGLMAGVAINPATPAAAVREVLEDVDMVLVMTVNPGFGGQAFIPRTLHKITQLREWAEEIHHKGLHIEVDGGVAEATAPLVAEAGADVLVAGNAVFGRTDRAGAIKAIREAADSAARI, encoded by the coding sequence ATGGTAAAAATTGCTCCTTCCATATTGTCAGCAGATTTCGCAGCGCTTGGCGCAGAGGTGGCCGAAGCGGAAGCCAGCGGTGCGGACTGGATTCATGTAGATGTGATGGACGGACATTTTGTGCCGAATATTACGCTGGGTCCCGCGATTGTGTCAGCGGTGAGAGCCCATACTTCTTTACCTCTGGATGTACATTTAATGATTGAGAACCCGGAACGCTATATTGCTGATTTTGCGGCTGCGGGTGCTTCTGTGATTACAGTTCACGCCGAAGCCTGCGTGCATCTGCACCGAGTAATCCATCAGATCAAGGAGCTCGGCCTGATGGCCGGGGTGGCCATTAATCCGGCTACCCCGGCTGCGGCGGTGCGTGAGGTTCTGGAGGATGTAGATATGGTGCTTGTGATGACAGTCAATCCGGGCTTCGGCGGGCAGGCCTTCATTCCGCGCACACTGCATAAGATTACACAGCTCCGGGAGTGGGCTGAGGAGATCCATCACAAGGGTCTGCATATCGAGGTAGACGGCGGAGTAGCCGAAGCTACGGCGCCGCTTGTAGCTGAAGCAGGGGCCGATGTGCTTGTGGCTGGTAATGCGGTGTTTGGCCGCACCGACCGCGCAGGCGCGATCAAGGCCATTCGTGAGGCGGCGGACAGCGCAGCCCGGATATAG
- the rsgA gene encoding ribosome small subunit-dependent GTPase A — translation MPEGIIIKALSGYYYVKPLKDEQIVTEEEAVQCRGRGILKKKGIAPLVGDRVIYVLTENGEGMVDELLPRESELIRPQVANVKLAVLLFSVREPDMNLNLLDKFLVHIEHSGLETLIVLTKQDLADDEGQATEAVKALYEQIGYEVMVTSSLNGSGADELHQRLAGIISVFSGQSGVGKSTLLNRLVPGLALETGEISLRLGRGRHTTRHVELMDIGNGGFVADTPGFSQLDFLELGVEELSECFREFASYAENCKFRGCSHLHEPGCKVIEAWESGDIADSRYEHYKLFYNEMKDKKRRY, via the coding sequence ATGCCAGAAGGAATCATAATTAAAGCGTTAAGCGGATATTACTATGTTAAGCCGCTCAAGGATGAACAGATTGTAACTGAAGAAGAAGCGGTACAGTGCCGGGGGCGCGGCATCCTGAAGAAGAAAGGAATTGCGCCGTTGGTCGGTGACCGGGTAATCTATGTGCTGACTGAGAACGGAGAGGGCATGGTTGATGAACTGCTTCCCCGTGAATCGGAGCTGATCCGCCCTCAGGTGGCTAACGTGAAGCTGGCAGTGCTGCTGTTCTCCGTGCGGGAGCCGGATATGAATCTTAATCTGCTGGACAAGTTCCTGGTTCATATCGAGCATTCAGGCCTGGAGACGCTGATTGTGCTGACGAAGCAGGATCTGGCCGATGATGAAGGCCAGGCTACGGAAGCCGTCAAAGCTCTATATGAGCAGATTGGTTACGAGGTCATGGTCACAAGCTCACTGAACGGATCAGGTGCGGATGAGCTGCATCAGCGACTGGCCGGAATCATCAGCGTCTTCTCAGGACAGTCGGGCGTAGGGAAGTCGACATTGCTTAACCGGCTTGTACCCGGTCTGGCACTGGAGACAGGGGAGATTAGCCTCCGACTCGGACGCGGGCGTCATACTACACGCCATGTAGAGCTGATGGATATAGGTAATGGCGGGTTTGTGGCCGACACTCCGGGCTTCAGCCAGCTGGATTTTCTGGAGCTGGGCGTAGAAGAGCTGTCGGAGTGCTTCCGTGAGTTCGCTTCCTATGCGGAGAATTGCAAATTCCGCGGCTGCAGCCATCTCCACGAACCGGGCTGCAAGGTGATAGAGGCCTGGGAGTCCGGGGATATTGCAGATAGCCGTTACGAGCATTACAAGCTGTTTTATAATGAAATGAAAGATAAAAAGCGGAGGTACTAA
- the spoVM gene encoding stage V sporulation protein SpoVM, producing the protein MKFYTFKLPRFLGGFVKAILNTFQKS; encoded by the coding sequence ATGAAATTTTACACGTTCAAGCTGCCAAGATTTTTGGGAGGTTTTGTTAAAGCGATTTTGAACACGTTTCAGAAGAGTTAG
- the recG gene encoding ATP-dependent DNA helicase RecG, with translation MVLTLDSIEVKQITGVSAQKQSELHAFGVFTVKDLLEYYPFRYEDFRPKSLSEVKHGDKATVVAKVIGIPVLQRFGGKSRMSCKMVAEPWMFTATWFNQHYAREQLTVGREVVLTGKWDQKRNQITVTNYEFPDRGEGKTGTLQPVYSVGGKITQSWIRRIIGQALQQYGDLIPEILPHSIMRKYDFMSRKRAIATIHQPEDTREGQQGRRRMVYEELFLFQLKVQAFRVLNRGRMDGVVHTVDNATVRQFVRSLPFELTDAQKHVELEILQDMRSGYCMNRLLQGDVGSGKTVLAAIALYATVRSGFQGALMVPTEILAEQHMRSLTKMFEPFGITVGLLTGSVTGRKRKDLLASLQMGMLDVVVGTHALIQEDVFFRSLGLVVTDEQHRFGVNQRSVLRRKGYNPDVLTMTATPIPRTLAITVFGDMDVSTLSERPKGRVPITTYWVKPDLMERVMNLISREIEQGRQAYLICPLIEESEKLDVQNAIDLHVQMSQAFPDYRVGLLHGRMTPSEKDEVMRNFYSNELQLLVSTTVVEVGVDVPNATLMIIMDADRFGLSQLHQLRGRVGRGEHASYCVLMADPKSEIGRERMTAMTDTDDGFEVSRRDLELRGPGDFFGTKQSGLPEFRLADMTADFETLELARDDAAELLREASFWTSADVAPLRGYLQQEQIFQGDLID, from the coding sequence ATGGTGCTTACTTTGGATTCAATTGAAGTGAAACAAATAACTGGCGTGAGCGCTCAAAAGCAAAGCGAGCTTCACGCCTTTGGCGTCTTTACGGTGAAGGATCTGCTGGAGTATTACCCCTTCCGGTATGAGGACTTCCGTCCGAAATCTCTTAGTGAGGTCAAGCACGGCGATAAGGCAACCGTGGTAGCCAAGGTCATCGGCATTCCGGTGCTCCAGCGCTTCGGGGGCAAATCCCGCATGAGCTGCAAGATGGTGGCGGAGCCGTGGATGTTCACCGCTACGTGGTTCAACCAGCATTATGCGCGTGAACAATTGACGGTCGGCCGTGAAGTGGTGCTGACGGGGAAGTGGGACCAGAAGCGCAATCAGATTACGGTGACCAACTATGAATTCCCGGACCGAGGCGAAGGGAAGACAGGAACGTTACAGCCGGTATACTCCGTCGGGGGCAAGATTACGCAGTCCTGGATTCGCCGGATTATTGGCCAGGCGTTGCAGCAGTACGGGGACCTGATCCCTGAGATTCTGCCGCACAGCATTATGCGCAAATATGACTTCATGTCACGCAAGCGGGCCATAGCCACGATCCATCAGCCGGAGGACACGCGCGAGGGCCAGCAGGGAAGACGCCGGATGGTATATGAGGAACTGTTCCTGTTCCAGCTGAAGGTACAAGCCTTCCGCGTGCTGAACCGTGGCCGGATGGATGGCGTGGTTCATACGGTGGACAATGCAACAGTGAGGCAATTCGTGCGCAGCCTGCCGTTTGAGCTGACCGATGCCCAGAAGCATGTGGAGCTGGAGATTCTGCAGGATATGCGTTCAGGGTATTGCATGAACAGGCTGCTTCAAGGCGATGTGGGCTCCGGCAAAACTGTACTCGCGGCCATAGCGCTCTACGCAACTGTAAGATCCGGATTTCAGGGTGCGCTGATGGTGCCGACTGAAATCCTGGCAGAGCAGCATATGCGCTCGCTCACGAAGATGTTCGAGCCCTTCGGTATTACCGTGGGCCTGCTGACCGGCAGCGTAACCGGCCGCAAACGGAAGGATCTGCTGGCCTCTCTACAGATGGGCATGCTGGATGTGGTCGTCGGGACCCATGCGCTGATCCAGGAGGATGTCTTCTTCCGCAGCCTGGGGCTTGTGGTTACGGATGAGCAGCACCGCTTCGGGGTGAACCAGCGCAGTGTCCTGCGGCGCAAGGGGTACAACCCGGATGTGCTGACGATGACTGCCACTCCGATCCCGCGGACGCTGGCGATCACCGTCTTTGGGGATATGGATGTGTCTACGTTATCCGAACGGCCGAAGGGGCGTGTGCCGATTACCACCTACTGGGTGAAGCCGGATCTGATGGAGCGGGTGATGAACCTGATTAGCCGCGAGATTGAACAGGGGCGGCAAGCCTACCTGATCTGTCCGCTGATTGAGGAGTCGGAGAAGCTGGATGTGCAGAATGCGATTGATCTGCATGTGCAGATGTCTCAGGCTTTTCCGGATTACAGGGTGGGCTTGCTTCACGGGAGAATGACGCCGTCCGAGAAGGACGAGGTAATGCGGAACTTCTACAGTAACGAATTGCAGCTTCTGGTGTCTACAACGGTCGTAGAGGTTGGTGTCGATGTCCCGAATGCCACGCTGATGATTATCATGGATGCTGACCGCTTTGGGCTGTCTCAGCTGCATCAGCTGCGCGGCCGGGTCGGCAGAGGGGAGCATGCTTCCTACTGTGTGCTGATGGCTGATCCGAAGTCGGAGATCGGGCGCGAGCGGATGACTGCAATGACAGATACGGATGACGGGTTCGAGGTATCACGGCGGGACCTGGAGCTGCGCGGACCGGGGGATTTCTTCGGGACGAAGCAGAGCGGCCTGCCTGAATTCCGGCTGGCGGATATGACCGCTGACTTCGAGACGCTGGAGCTGGCGCGCGATGATGCTGCGGAGCTGCTGCGGGAGGCTTCCTTCTGGACCTCGGCGGATGTTGCGCCGCTGCGCGGGTATTTGCAGCAGGAACAAATTTTCCAGGGGGATTTAATTGACTGA
- a CDS encoding Stp1/IreP family PP2C-type Ser/Thr phosphatase, whose amino-acid sequence MIRTVQASDIGRVRTVNEDSVWIGATRHGYTLGIIADGMGGHLAGDTASRLALETVRGILDQLEPDLPEAELKEALTAAIMEANNTVHREAQSDEKLHNMGTTIVAALLKGSAGYIGHIGDSRAYLIRDGEARQLTEDHTLVNELFRNGQISLEELDNHPRRNVLTRALGTDTVVSADLAYVTLAIGELLLLCSDGLSNYVSLEHLGKVAGINEISLEERAERLLQLALLAGGSDNISVAMLEHQGEAAVPETKEWER is encoded by the coding sequence TTGATCAGAACAGTTCAAGCCAGCGACATTGGCCGGGTACGTACCGTCAATGAGGATTCAGTCTGGATCGGCGCCACGCGCCACGGTTATACCCTCGGCATTATTGCCGACGGAATGGGGGGACATCTGGCTGGCGATACCGCGAGCAGGCTTGCACTTGAGACCGTCAGGGGGATTCTGGACCAGCTGGAGCCTGATCTTCCGGAGGCAGAGCTGAAGGAAGCGCTGACTGCCGCCATCATGGAAGCCAATAACACAGTTCACAGAGAAGCTCAGAGCGATGAGAAGCTCCATAATATGGGGACCACCATCGTTGCTGCACTGCTGAAAGGGTCGGCAGGCTATATCGGCCATATCGGAGACAGCAGGGCTTATCTGATCCGGGACGGTGAAGCCAGGCAGCTAACCGAGGACCATACGCTGGTGAATGAGCTGTTCAGGAACGGCCAGATCAGTCTGGAGGAGCTGGATAACCATCCCCGCCGCAATGTGCTTACCAGGGCACTGGGGACGGATACAGTGGTATCCGCGGATCTGGCATATGTTACGCTTGCGATTGGTGAGCTGCTGCTGCTGTGCAGCGATGGGCTCAGCAATTATGTCAGTCTGGAGCATCTGGGCAAGGTAGCCGGAATAAATGAAATATCTCTGGAAGAAAGAGCAGAGCGATTACTTCAACTGGCATTGCTTGCGGGCGGCAGCGATAATATAAGCGTTGCTATGCTGGAACACCAAGGAGAGGCCGCAGTGCCCGAGACAAAGGAGTGGGAAAGATGA